One genomic segment of Corynebacterium durum includes these proteins:
- a CDS encoding GatB/YqeY domain-containing protein, which yields MSELQNKILADLKDSMKARNKERTATLRMLKAAVIYESVEGAKHELTDTDVLAVIRREVKKRRESAAIYAEAGRQELADAEIAEATILEEYLPQQLDDVAVAAVVNKHAAALEAELGEPLTMKHMKRMMSAVTEEVAGQADSKRLSEAVRLRIQQ from the coding sequence ATGAGCGAACTACAGAATAAAATTCTTGCTGATTTGAAAGACTCCATGAAGGCCCGCAACAAGGAACGCACAGCAACGCTGCGCATGTTGAAGGCCGCCGTCATCTACGAGTCGGTGGAGGGGGCCAAGCACGAACTCACCGACACAGATGTTCTGGCGGTTATCCGCCGCGAGGTGAAGAAGCGTCGGGAGTCGGCCGCAATTTACGCTGAGGCGGGCCGCCAGGAGCTTGCCGACGCCGAGATCGCCGAGGCCACGATCCTTGAGGAATACCTCCCGCAGCAACTTGACGACGTCGCGGTGGCCGCGGTCGTCAATAAGCATGCCGCAGCATTGGAAGCGGAGTTGGGAGAGCCGCTGACGATGAAGCACATGAAACGCATGATGTCCGCCGTGACCGAAGAAGTTGCAGGTCAGGCGGACAGTAAGCGGCTGTCGGAGGCAGTGCGCCTACGGATTCAGCAGTGA
- a CDS encoding transglycosylase domain-containing protein — MSLMKSLTNVCAAVLAAGVASALSLAPLAGLSGMALAKTQETMTANLTDLTNGDAPTVTTVTDDAGSPIAWLYNQRRINVEGDQISPVMKQAIVSIEDRRFYEHKGVDWQGTIRAMAANMFSGAVEQGASTIDQQYVKNYLLLVDAKDESEQIAATETSYARKIREMRMASDLEERLSKDEILTRYLNIVPFGSGAFGIESAAKTYFGISAKDLNVPQSAMLAGIVQSSSYLNPYTNKQAVIDRRNTVLDTMVSSGAITAEDSAKYKQEPLGVLEEPDKLPSGCISAGNKGFFCDYVVRYLEEKGISSDELNKGGYTIKTTLDPNVQEAAHNAVVSQADPQADGVAEAFNVIEPGKDSRHVLAMTSSRNYGLDADNMETVLPQTTSMVGNGAGSVFKVFTAAVAMQKGMGINQVLSVPKRYEARGMGSGGAAGCPPATYCVENSGNYKGSMTLQEALAQSPNTTFVQLIENVGVSETVDMSVRLGLRSYTQPGSYDGEQSVADFIKDNNLGSYTLGPTAVNPLELTNVAATIASDGMWCEPNPILEIKDRHGEKVDIDTPDCEQVLEPDIARGLGIALSHDTKSGTGAAAANSYGWSTPVAAKTGTSESHQSSAFLAFNSGFAASSYVFNDGGNVSPLCTAPLRQCSWGNLFGGMEAARTWFAAANQVPAALQGTLPPADGSSFRGASNSSVPDVSGLTEAEARARLQQAGFTVNTVNVPGNGTPAGHVVSADNGTAMLGRGTVTLRISDGTGFPGGGDITQDPVTLDEITSLLESLLNP; from the coding sequence GTGTCCTTGATGAAATCTCTGACAAACGTCTGCGCCGCCGTGCTTGCCGCCGGCGTAGCTAGTGCGCTCAGCCTAGCCCCGTTAGCTGGTCTTTCTGGAATGGCACTGGCCAAAACCCAGGAAACCATGACAGCAAACCTGACCGACCTCACCAACGGCGATGCCCCTACAGTGACCACAGTCACAGACGATGCAGGCTCCCCCATTGCGTGGTTATATAACCAGCGACGTATCAACGTCGAGGGTGACCAGATATCACCAGTGATGAAACAAGCCATTGTCAGCATCGAAGATCGCCGCTTCTATGAGCACAAAGGCGTGGACTGGCAAGGAACCATCCGAGCCATGGCCGCCAACATGTTCTCCGGCGCCGTGGAACAGGGTGCATCCACCATCGACCAGCAGTATGTGAAGAACTACCTGCTTCTGGTTGATGCCAAAGACGAGTCCGAGCAGATCGCCGCCACCGAGACGAGCTATGCGCGCAAAATACGTGAAATGCGCATGGCATCGGACCTGGAGGAGCGACTGAGTAAGGACGAAATTCTGACGCGTTATCTCAACATTGTGCCGTTCGGCAGCGGCGCGTTTGGCATTGAGTCCGCTGCAAAAACCTACTTTGGCATCTCCGCCAAGGACCTCAATGTGCCTCAATCTGCCATGCTCGCGGGTATCGTGCAATCATCGTCATATCTGAACCCCTACACCAACAAGCAGGCCGTTATTGACCGCCGCAACACCGTGCTGGACACCATGGTGAGCTCTGGAGCCATTACGGCGGAGGACAGCGCTAAGTACAAGCAGGAACCACTCGGTGTGCTGGAGGAACCAGATAAACTTCCCTCAGGCTGCATTTCCGCAGGAAACAAGGGATTCTTCTGCGACTATGTTGTGCGCTACCTGGAAGAAAAAGGCATCAGCTCTGACGAGCTGAACAAGGGCGGATACACCATCAAAACCACCCTGGATCCGAATGTGCAGGAAGCCGCCCACAATGCTGTGGTCAGCCAGGCCGATCCACAAGCAGACGGCGTGGCCGAGGCATTCAACGTGATTGAACCGGGTAAAGATTCCCGCCATGTGCTAGCCATGACCAGCTCGCGCAACTATGGCCTGGACGCTGACAACATGGAAACCGTGCTGCCACAAACAACCTCCATGGTGGGCAATGGTGCCGGCTCTGTGTTCAAGGTGTTCACCGCTGCCGTGGCGATGCAAAAAGGCATGGGCATCAACCAGGTGTTGAGCGTGCCCAAACGCTATGAGGCACGCGGCATGGGGTCCGGCGGTGCCGCTGGTTGCCCGCCCGCGACCTATTGTGTGGAAAACTCCGGCAACTACAAGGGCAGCATGACGCTCCAGGAAGCGCTTGCGCAGTCCCCTAACACCACATTCGTGCAGCTCATTGAGAACGTAGGTGTGTCCGAAACCGTGGATATGTCTGTGCGCCTGGGCCTGCGTAGTTATACACAGCCGGGCAGCTATGACGGCGAACAGTCAGTCGCGGACTTTATCAAAGACAACAACCTGGGCTCCTACACCCTCGGCCCCACAGCGGTGAACCCCTTGGAGCTGACTAACGTGGCCGCCACCATCGCTTCTGATGGCATGTGGTGTGAGCCGAACCCCATCCTTGAGATCAAGGATCGCCACGGCGAGAAGGTGGACATTGACACCCCCGATTGCGAACAGGTTCTAGAGCCGGATATTGCGCGTGGACTGGGCATTGCACTGAGCCACGACACCAAGAGCGGTACCGGCGCCGCCGCCGCAAACTCCTACGGGTGGAGCACTCCGGTGGCCGCTAAGACCGGAACCTCGGAGTCCCACCAATCCTCGGCGTTCCTGGCATTCAACAGCGGTTTCGCTGCCTCCTCCTACGTGTTTAACGACGGCGGCAACGTCTCCCCGCTGTGCACCGCGCCTCTGCGCCAGTGCTCGTGGGGCAACCTCTTCGGTGGTATGGAGGCCGCCCGCACCTGGTTTGCCGCAGCGAACCAAGTCCCGGCAGCGTTACAAGGAACGCTGCCACCTGCGGACGGAAGTTCCTTTCGCGGCGCGTCCAACAGCTCCGTCCCGGACGTCTCAGGGTTGACGGAAGCTGAAGCCCGAGCGAGGCTTCAACAGGCAGGATTCACCGTCAATACCGTGAATGTTCCAGGGAACGGCACTCCTGCTGGCCACGTGGTCAGTGCGGATAACGGCACGGCCATGCTCGGCCGTGGCACCGTCACCCTCCGAATCTCCGACGGCACCGGGTTTCCTGGCGGTGGCGACATCACCCAAGATCCCGTCACCCTGGATGAAATCACCTCGCTGTTGGAGTCACTGCTGAATCCGTAG
- a CDS encoding WhiB family transcriptional regulator, which yields MTTSLITDSQRNSYACGTAQTASLERGEWVTQAKCRNGDPDALFVRGAEQRRAAAICRHCPVLLQCRADALDNRVEFGVWGGLTERQRRALLRKNPDITDWAAYLAAGGELIGI from the coding sequence ATGACAACCTCACTCATCACCGATTCCCAGCGCAACTCATATGCCTGCGGAACAGCGCAAACGGCGTCGTTGGAGCGTGGTGAATGGGTTACTCAAGCCAAGTGTCGTAACGGGGATCCTGACGCCCTGTTTGTCCGTGGGGCAGAGCAACGCCGGGCTGCTGCAATTTGTCGACATTGCCCCGTGCTTCTCCAATGTCGCGCGGATGCGCTGGACAACCGTGTAGAATTTGGAGTTTGGGGTGGGCTCACTGAGCGACAGCGCCGGGCGCTGTTGCGGAAAAATCCTGACATTACAGATTGGGCGGCCTACCTTGCCGCTGGTGGGGAACTGATCGGTATTTAA
- a CDS encoding DUF4177 domain-containing protein: MSHTQWEYATVPLLTHATKQILDTWGEDGWELVTVMPGPTPENLVAFLKREKN, encoded by the coding sequence ATGAGTCATACACAATGGGAATACGCTACCGTACCGCTACTAACTCACGCCACGAAGCAAATCCTGGACACCTGGGGTGAGGATGGCTGGGAACTGGTCACGGTGATGCCGGGGCCAACTCCAGAGAACCTGGTCGCCTTTCTCAAGCGGGAGAAAAACTAA
- a CDS encoding RidA family protein, with protein sequence MHSTRLAELGITLPDVAAPVAAYVPALQVGNQVWTSGQLPFVDGVLPATGKVGAEISPEDAATYARQAVLNALAAVDALVGIDAVTRVLKIVGFVASAEGFTGQPAVVNGASHLVGEIFGDAGAHVRSAVGVAELPLSSPVEVELVVEIAH encoded by the coding sequence ATGCACAGTACTAGGCTCGCTGAGCTGGGGATTACGCTTCCCGACGTCGCTGCTCCCGTAGCCGCCTATGTTCCCGCCCTGCAGGTGGGTAATCAGGTGTGGACGTCCGGCCAGCTGCCCTTCGTTGACGGCGTTCTCCCCGCCACTGGCAAGGTTGGCGCGGAGATTTCTCCAGAAGATGCCGCTACCTATGCGCGCCAAGCGGTGTTGAACGCGCTTGCCGCTGTGGATGCTTTGGTGGGGATCGACGCGGTGACGCGGGTACTCAAGATCGTGGGATTCGTGGCCTCAGCCGAGGGGTTTACCGGCCAGCCAGCTGTGGTCAACGGTGCTTCGCATCTTGTCGGCGAAATTTTTGGCGATGCGGGAGCACATGTGCGATCCGCAGTGGGAGTGGCCGAATTACCGTTGAGTTCACCTGTTGAGGTGGAACTTGTTGTGGAGATTGCCCACTAA
- a CDS encoding MBL fold metallo-hydrolase yields the protein MKHPAYNQLRPVTQSAAVVLCANPSYSSLDGTNTWVIRAPEDSRSIVIDPGPDDEGHLNIVHNKAEEVALVLITHRHQDHADSIDRFRQLTGAPVRGFDPTYCRGAEPLVDGEIITLEGVTPQIEVVHTPGHTSDSACFFVWSGVPHDSTLEGIITGDTIAGRHTTMISETDGDLGAYLDTLHMLEDRGKGVMLLPAHGPEHEDLSLLARKYLDRREQRLAQVQAAREKLGHDATLKQIVDEVYTDVDPVLRGAAEQSTRVTVRYLDKVAGV from the coding sequence ATGAAGCACCCTGCTTACAATCAGCTGCGGCCAGTAACACAGTCCGCAGCAGTAGTATTATGCGCCAATCCCAGTTATAGCTCTTTAGATGGTACAAATACGTGGGTCATTCGGGCGCCGGAGGATTCACGCAGTATTGTGATTGACCCGGGTCCTGACGATGAAGGGCACCTCAACATTGTGCACAACAAAGCCGAAGAGGTTGCTTTGGTGCTGATTACACACCGGCATCAAGATCATGCTGATTCGATTGATCGTTTCCGCCAACTCACAGGGGCGCCGGTGCGGGGTTTTGATCCTACCTACTGTCGGGGTGCGGAACCACTAGTGGACGGGGAGATTATTACGCTTGAGGGGGTCACGCCTCAGATTGAAGTGGTGCACACTCCAGGGCATACCTCTGATTCGGCGTGCTTTTTCGTGTGGAGTGGGGTGCCTCATGATTCCACGCTAGAGGGCATTATCACTGGCGATACGATTGCTGGCAGACACACCACCATGATTTCCGAAACAGATGGTGACCTAGGCGCGTATCTTGACACCCTCCACATGCTGGAAGATCGTGGCAAAGGCGTGATGCTGCTGCCCGCGCATGGCCCAGAACATGAGGATTTGTCGCTCCTGGCCCGTAAGTATCTTGACCGCCGCGAGCAGCGTCTGGCACAAGTGCAGGCAGCGCGAGAGAAACTCGGTCACGACGCCACACTCAAGCAGATTGTGGATGAAGTCTACACTGATGTGGACCCCGTGCTGCGTGGGGCAGCAGAGCAGTCCACAAGGGTGACAGTCCGCTACCTTGACAAGGTAGCGGGGGTTTAG
- the glxR gene encoding CRP-like cAMP-activated global transcriptional regulator GlxR — protein sequence MEAIQEILSRAGIFQGVDPVAVGNLIQELETVRFPRGATIFEEGEPGDRLYIITSGKVKLARHAPDGRENLLTVMGPSDMFGELSIFDPGPRTSSAVCVTEVHAATMNSDVLRTWISEHPEISEQLLRVLARRLRRTNASLADLIFTDVPGRVAKTLLQLANRFGTQEAGALRVNHDLTQEEIAQLVGASRETVNKALATFAHRGWIRLEGKSVLICDTEHLAKRAR from the coding sequence TTTCAAGGCGTCGATCCCGTGGCCGTGGGCAACCTGATCCAAGAATTGGAAACCGTACGGTTCCCGCGCGGCGCAACAATCTTTGAAGAAGGGGAGCCTGGTGACCGCCTGTACATCATCACCTCCGGCAAGGTGAAACTCGCCCGCCACGCCCCCGACGGCCGTGAAAATCTCCTCACAGTGATGGGTCCCTCCGACATGTTCGGCGAATTATCCATCTTTGACCCAGGCCCCCGCACCTCCTCCGCCGTGTGCGTGACTGAAGTGCACGCCGCCACCATGAACTCGGACGTGCTGCGCACCTGGATCTCAGAACACCCGGAAATTTCGGAGCAACTTCTGCGTGTGTTGGCACGCCGACTGCGCCGCACCAACGCCTCGCTCGCTGACCTGATCTTCACTGATGTGCCCGGCCGCGTGGCAAAAACACTGCTGCAACTGGCCAATCGCTTTGGCACACAAGAAGCAGGCGCACTACGCGTGAATCATGACCTCACGCAAGAGGAAATAGCGCAGCTGGTGGGTGCCTCCCGTGAAACGGTCAACAAGGCACTGGCAACGTTCGCCCATCGTGGGTGGATTCGCCTGGAAGGAAAATCAGTGTTGATCTGCGACACGGAACACCTTGCCAAGCGAGCCCGCTAA